The proteins below are encoded in one region of Streptomyces roseirectus:
- a CDS encoding DUF6114 domain-containing protein: MNRPEPPAVPEPGAAASAEPTAPAQAGPKASARQRFRQWRGRRPFVGGALLTFGGVEILVTMKAPLGVILHIGMQGLAGYLLPSLMIVCGLLILFNPAQRLFYSITAVLLSLGTWVTSNIGGFMVGLLCGLIGSSMAFGWLPDQEPRRTRRQRREESRSAAEALLPKGAGEPA; this comes from the coding sequence GTGAACCGACCCGAACCGCCGGCCGTACCCGAGCCCGGGGCGGCCGCGTCCGCCGAGCCGACGGCACCCGCCCAGGCGGGTCCGAAGGCGTCGGCGCGGCAGCGTTTCCGTCAGTGGCGAGGCCGCCGGCCGTTCGTGGGCGGGGCACTCCTCACCTTCGGCGGCGTCGAGATCCTTGTCACCATGAAGGCGCCGCTGGGTGTGATCCTGCACATCGGCATGCAGGGGCTGGCGGGGTATCTCCTGCCGTCGCTGATGATCGTGTGCGGTCTGCTGATCCTGTTCAACCCGGCACAGCGGCTGTTCTACTCGATCACCGCCGTGCTGCTCTCCCTGGGCACCTGGGTGACCTCCAACATCGGAGGGTTCATGGTCGGCCTGCTGTGCGGGCTGATCGGCAGCAGCATGGCCTTCGGCTGGCTGCCCGACCAGGAGCCGCGCCGCACCCGGCGGCAGCGGCGCGAGGAGTCCCGTTCGGCGGCGGAGGCGCTGCTCCCCAAGGGGGCCGGGGAACCCGCCTGA
- a CDS encoding ScbR family autoregulator-binding transcription factor: protein MARQLRAEQTRATIITAAADLFDRHGYESTSLSDIVEHAQVTKGALYFHFAAKEDLAHAIMELQSQASQRVAGEIDNRGYSSLEALMRLTFGLTRLSVEGPIARAGLRLATGGVAVKPPLRHPFSEWLELVTRGLSGAVREADIHQDVDVDAVAHSLVCFFVGTRVVGRSRETTTRLPRRMAEMWYVLIRGLVPVPRRPRYLSLASRLEREIMAACVS from the coding sequence ATGGCGAGGCAGTTACGCGCCGAACAGACCCGCGCGACGATCATCACGGCCGCCGCCGATCTGTTCGACCGGCATGGTTACGAATCGACGAGCCTCAGTGACATCGTCGAGCACGCCCAAGTCACCAAGGGCGCCCTGTACTTCCACTTCGCGGCCAAGGAGGACCTTGCCCACGCGATCATGGAACTTCAGTCCCAGGCTTCGCAACGCGTCGCGGGCGAGATCGACAACCGGGGCTATTCCTCCCTCGAAGCGCTGATGCGCCTCACCTTCGGCCTGACCCGGCTGTCCGTCGAAGGTCCCATCGCCCGCGCGGGGTTGAGACTCGCGACCGGCGGCGTCGCGGTGAAACCCCCGCTGCGCCACCCCTTCTCCGAGTGGCTTGAGCTGGTCACCCGCGGCCTGTCCGGCGCGGTCCGCGAGGCCGACATACACCAGGACGTCGACGTCGACGCCGTCGCGCACTCCTTGGTCTGCTTCTTCGTCGGCACCCGTGTGGTCGGCCGCTCCCGTGAGACCACGACCCGTCTGCCCCGCCGGATGGCGGAGATGTGGTACGTCCTCATCCGGGGGCTGGTGCCGGTTCCGCGAAGACCGCGTTATCTGAGCCTCGCGTCCCGGTTGGAGCGGGAGATCATGGCGGCTTGCGTGTCCTGA
- a CDS encoding DUF6230 family protein, with the protein MASSPDVTPSADNTPGSPGSGTTPRRGRVRGRRAAVLAVPATLAAATLAVLTAEGILGVQFAISGMPFVVKADKLEGVGFEQYGSLDHMIPNSPNEGDTGGQVLVVTSVIGKGKLTNMCQSVDLGGIQLILTAGNKGTKVEVENLAIDSDEIMGNASFNDIEIGRDSSTFDRVPGYKGSPGVYGQQARTVTIDNLYQRNYAATAAVFKLPDLRMKFSTSGCPGT; encoded by the coding sequence ATGGCCTCGTCCCCGGACGTCACACCGTCCGCCGACAACACACCCGGGAGTCCGGGTAGCGGCACCACTCCAAGACGCGGCAGGGTCCGCGGCCGTCGGGCCGCCGTGCTGGCGGTGCCCGCCACGCTCGCCGCCGCGACCCTCGCCGTCCTGACCGCCGAGGGCATCCTCGGCGTCCAGTTCGCGATCTCCGGCATGCCGTTCGTCGTCAAGGCGGACAAGCTGGAGGGCGTCGGTTTCGAACAGTACGGCTCGCTCGACCACATGATCCCGAACAGCCCGAACGAGGGCGACACGGGCGGTCAGGTCCTCGTCGTGACCTCGGTCATCGGCAAGGGCAAGCTGACCAACATGTGCCAGTCCGTCGACCTCGGCGGCATCCAGCTCATCCTGACCGCCGGCAACAAGGGCACCAAGGTCGAGGTGGAGAACCTGGCGATCGACTCGGACGAGATCATGGGTAACGCCTCGTTCAACGACATCGAGATCGGCCGCGACTCCAGCACCTTCGACCGGGTCCCGGGCTACAAGGGATCGCCGGGCGTCTACGGCCAGCAGGCGCGCACGGTCACGATCGACAACCTGTACCAGCGCAACTACGCGGCGACCGCGGCCGTCTTCAAACTGCCCGACCTGCGGATGAAGTTCTCCACCAGCGGATGCCCGGGGACGTGA
- the tatA gene encoding Sec-independent protein translocase subunit TatA, whose protein sequence is MLRNGLEPWHLLIVAIVVIVLFGSKKLPDTARALGKSMRILKSEAKAMKEEGAAEPVVAESTVPQTKPVEPTAVTTAAESVRAQPTA, encoded by the coding sequence ATGCTCCGCAACGGACTGGAACCCTGGCACCTGTTGATCGTGGCGATCGTCGTCATCGTGCTCTTCGGCTCGAAGAAGCTGCCCGACACCGCCCGTGCCCTCGGCAAGTCGATGCGCATCCTCAAGAGCGAGGCGAAGGCGATGAAGGAGGAGGGTGCGGCCGAGCCGGTGGTGGCCGAGTCCACCGTCCCCCAGACGAAGCCGGTCGAGCCGACGGCCGTGACGACCGCGGCGGAGTCGGTGCGGGCGCAGCCCACGGCCTGA
- a CDS encoding alpha/beta fold hydrolase, with the protein MTTPFALPHELRGDGAHKVFAVHGWLADRTAYAPVLPDLDRDTFQYALVDLRGYGHARDADGAFTTAEAAADLVALADRLGWDRFSVVGHSMGGAIGQRLLTRAPDRLRRLVGVSPVPASGLDLPPEQWTLFADAAHRPENRRAILDVTTGGRRPAAWLDRMVARSLAVSAPEAFRAWLDSWAREDFHQDVQGSPVPSLALTGALDPALSADLMRRTWLEWYPNAELYELASAGHYAMDETPLELIEVWEKFLKADDKGDETDGA; encoded by the coding sequence ATGACGACCCCCTTCGCGCTCCCCCACGAGCTGCGCGGCGACGGCGCCCACAAGGTGTTCGCGGTGCACGGCTGGCTCGCCGACCGCACCGCGTACGCGCCCGTACTGCCCGATCTCGACCGGGACACGTTCCAGTACGCACTGGTCGACCTGCGCGGGTACGGCCACGCGCGCGACGCGGACGGCGCGTTCACGACCGCCGAGGCCGCCGCCGACCTCGTGGCGCTCGCCGACCGGCTCGGCTGGGACCGGTTCTCGGTCGTCGGGCACTCCATGGGCGGCGCGATCGGGCAGCGGCTCCTCACGCGCGCGCCGGACCGGCTGCGGCGCCTGGTGGGCGTCTCGCCGGTGCCCGCGTCGGGCCTCGACCTGCCGCCGGAGCAGTGGACGCTGTTCGCGGACGCCGCCCACCGTCCCGAGAACCGGCGCGCGATCCTCGACGTCACGACCGGCGGCCGGCGCCCCGCCGCCTGGCTGGACCGCATGGTCGCCCGCTCCCTCGCCGTCAGCGCCCCCGAGGCGTTCCGCGCCTGGCTCGACTCCTGGGCCCGCGAGGACTTCCACCAGGACGTCCAGGGCTCCCCGGTACCGTCCCTCGCCCTCACCGGCGCCCTCGACCCCGCCCTGTCCGCCGACCTGATGCGGCGGACCTGGCTGGAGTGGTACCCGAACGCCGAGCTGTACGAGTTGGCGTCGGCGGGGCACTACGCGATGGACGAGACGCCGCTGGAGCTGATCGAGGTGTGGGAGAAGTTCCTGAAGGCGGACGACAAGGGCGACGAAACAGACGGCGCCTGA
- a CDS encoding damage-control phosphatase ARMT1 family protein, with translation MPHTPVPPVLLGDEPGSFRRGVLAERHPAIIRQVREAFPYDAEVRRALDELAVNCTRGALEPLPDEAHDLDRWRAWGLDGHLGTSWYDVPWLWSESYFYRQLLQAVGYFGPGVWQGVDPFRPMKLAELESAETEAELAALDDLAERSATERGRALLHGSLWGNRADLGFRLSDAGAEERAAVSGLVADDSDALWAALKDATVLCLVADNAGRELVPDLLFLAHLLTEHQIERAVLHVKPYPYYVSDATFDDVLDAVRALVAAPGAAGEFGRRLWAALSDGTLVVRAHPFSASPLPYADMPDDLRADFAGASVTVFKGDLNYRRLVGDRLWAPTTPFADVTAYFPGVVAALRTLKSDVITGLSAETEAALTASEGQGWRIGGTRALIQVRGV, from the coding sequence ATGCCCCACACCCCCGTCCCGCCCGTGCTCCTCGGAGACGAACCCGGCTCGTTCCGGCGCGGTGTCCTCGCCGAACGGCACCCCGCGATCATCCGCCAGGTCCGCGAGGCGTTCCCCTACGACGCCGAAGTGCGGCGGGCCCTCGACGAGTTGGCCGTCAATTGCACGCGGGGCGCGCTGGAGCCGCTGCCCGACGAGGCGCACGACCTCGACCGCTGGCGCGCCTGGGGGCTCGACGGGCACCTCGGCACCTCCTGGTACGACGTGCCCTGGCTCTGGTCGGAGAGCTACTTCTACCGCCAACTCCTCCAAGCCGTCGGCTACTTCGGGCCCGGCGTCTGGCAAGGGGTCGACCCCTTCCGCCCGATGAAGCTCGCCGAACTCGAATCGGCCGAGACGGAAGCGGAGTTGGCCGCCCTCGACGACCTCGCGGAACGGTCCGCCACGGAGCGGGGGCGGGCGCTGCTGCACGGTTCCCTCTGGGGCAACCGCGCCGACCTCGGCTTCCGGCTCTCCGACGCCGGCGCCGAGGAGCGCGCCGCGGTGAGCGGCCTCGTCGCCGACGACAGCGACGCGTTGTGGGCGGCACTGAAGGACGCGACGGTCCTGTGCCTCGTCGCGGACAACGCGGGACGCGAACTGGTGCCCGATCTGCTGTTCCTGGCCCACCTGTTGACGGAACATCAGATCGAGCGGGCGGTGCTGCACGTCAAGCCCTACCCGTACTACGTCTCCGACGCGACGTTCGACGACGTCCTCGACGCCGTCCGCGCGCTTGTCGCGGCGCCGGGCGCGGCGGGGGAGTTCGGGCGGCGGCTGTGGGCGGCGCTGTCCGACGGCACCCTCGTCGTCCGGGCGCACCCCTTCTCGGCGTCACCCCTGCCGTACGCGGACATGCCGGACGACCTGCGCGCCGACTTCGCCGGAGCGTCCGTCACCGTGTTCAAGGGCGACCTCAACTACCGGCGTCTGGTGGGGGATCGGCTGTGGGCGCCGACGACGCCGTTCGCGGACGTCACCGCGTACTTTCCCGGAGTGGTCGCGGCGTTGCGGACGCTCAAGTCCGATGTGATCACGGGGCTTTCGGCGGAGACGGAGGCGGCGTTGACGGCGAGTGAGGGGCAGGGGTGGCGGATCGGGGGGACGCGGGCGTTGATTCAGGTGCGGGGGGTGTGA
- a CDS encoding Tat pathway signal sequence domain protein, protein MRARSLFAVVGAAAALTLPAISPASAAGDAVLTVNGENVAAGTVLTASLASGTAATFYSSATGTSGISCATSGFNATVTDNPTAPGTATETLNSHTFGNCTANVLGVTGVTSITVNNLPYTVTAASGGALSVNPPSGGTIQTTIVLRTLLGSITCVYQGPSLTGTTSNTDNSINFTSQAFTRTSGSSLCFSAGYFTAKYAPVSDGANPVTVN, encoded by the coding sequence ATGCGCGCTCGCTCCCTCTTCGCCGTCGTCGGCGCCGCCGCCGCCCTCACCCTCCCGGCCATCTCCCCGGCCTCCGCCGCGGGCGACGCGGTCCTGACCGTGAACGGCGAGAACGTCGCCGCCGGCACCGTCCTGACCGCGTCGCTGGCCAGTGGCACCGCCGCCACGTTCTACTCCAGCGCGACCGGCACCAGCGGCATCTCCTGCGCGACCTCGGGCTTCAACGCCACCGTCACCGACAACCCGACCGCGCCGGGCACCGCCACCGAGACGCTGAACTCGCACACCTTCGGCAACTGCACCGCGAACGTCCTCGGTGTCACGGGCGTCACCAGCATCACCGTCAACAACCTGCCCTACACGGTCACCGCGGCCTCCGGCGGCGCCCTCTCGGTGAACCCGCCGAGCGGCGGCACCATCCAGACCACGATCGTCCTGCGCACCCTGCTCGGCAGCATCACCTGCGTCTACCAGGGCCCGAGCCTGACCGGCACCACCAGCAACACCGACAACAGCATCAACTTCACCAGCCAGGCGTTCACCCGCACCTCCGGCTCGTCCCTCTGCTTCTCCGCCGGCTACTTCACCGCGAAGTACGCCCCGGTGTCGGACGGCGCGAACCCGGTGACGGTCAACTGA
- a CDS encoding lytic polysaccharide monooxygenase auxiliary activity family 9 protein encodes MSRHRLVPLAAAVLGTLVATTGPAAAHGAPTNPVSRVFACSPDGGANADTAACRAAVRANGTSFAAWDNLRVADVNGRDRETVPDGELCSGGLAAYRGLDLARADWPATRLAPGGTLRMTYVSTIPHTGSFELYLTKPGYDPAKPLTWSDLPARPFAVATDPRLTDGAYRFTAKLPADRTGRQVLYTIWRNTSTADTYYSCSDVVFPETPREAKPARTPEAKTSEAKTPEARAPEIQEPKSPEPTPSSTPLSVSAPAERGLSPMLAGGAAAVLVLAGGAALFTRLRRR; translated from the coding sequence ATGTCCCGTCACCGTCTGGTCCCCCTCGCGGCGGCCGTGCTCGGCACCCTGGTCGCCACCACCGGCCCCGCCGCCGCGCACGGCGCCCCGACGAACCCGGTGAGCCGGGTCTTCGCCTGCTCCCCCGACGGCGGCGCGAACGCGGACACGGCGGCCTGCCGGGCGGCGGTGCGGGCGAACGGCACGTCCTTCGCTGCCTGGGACAACCTGCGCGTCGCGGACGTGAACGGGCGCGACCGGGAGACGGTCCCGGACGGCGAGCTGTGCAGCGGAGGTCTGGCCGCGTACCGGGGGCTCGACCTGGCGCGCGCGGACTGGCCGGCGACCCGGCTCGCACCGGGCGGGACGCTGCGGATGACGTACGTCTCGACGATCCCGCACACCGGGTCCTTCGAGCTGTACCTGACGAAACCTGGGTACGACCCCGCGAAGCCGCTCACCTGGTCCGACCTGCCGGCCCGCCCCTTCGCCGTCGCCACCGACCCCCGACTCACCGACGGCGCCTACCGGTTCACCGCGAAGCTGCCCGCCGACCGCACGGGACGGCAGGTGCTCTACACGATCTGGCGGAACACGAGCACGGCGGACACGTACTACTCGTGCTCGGACGTGGTGTTCCCGGAGACACCCCGCGAGGCGAAGCCGGCCAGAACACCTGAGGCCAAGACGTCAGAGGCCAAAACACCGGAGGCCCGGGCGCCCGAGATACAGGAGCCCAAGTCGCCTGAACCGACGCCGAGTTCAACACCTCTGTCCGTGTCGGCCCCGGCAGAGCGCGGCCTCTCCCCCATGCTGGCGGGCGGCGCCGCGGCCGTGCTGGTGCTGGCCGGTGGCGCCGCCCTGTTCACGCGGCTGAGGCGTCGCTGA
- a CDS encoding S8 family peptidase: protein MRTSPALRRKLISVAAVSAALLTGTALPAVAAPAQDTAALPAVPAAQTEAAPGVTAERLIVGYKSGADEATSNKAAEADAAAKGADVDFERRLGTGAALVDLGGADKGDVADVVAKYKADPSVAFVVPDRLNQPQADPNDTEYAKQWDLFETTAGMNVPGAWNTTTGSGVTVAVIDTGYVAHSDLAANIVAGYDFIADTAVSVDGNGRDNNPADPGDWYNANECGSGIPASTSSWHGTHVAGTIAAVTNNGKGIAGIAHGAKISPLRVLGKCGGYDSDIIDAITWASGGTVSGVPANTNVAKVINMSLGGDGACSTATQSAINAAVGRGTTVVVASGNDNENVANHNPGNCNNVISVAATNRAGAKASYSNFGSQVDIAAPGGETRTATANGILSTLNSGTKTPVGENYAYYQGTSMATPHVAGLAALLKSANPALTPAQIESAIKTNARALPGACSGGCGAGLADAAKTVAAVSGTGGGTTGAVFTNTTATAVPDNAPAIESSISVTGRTGNAPAALQVGVNITHPYVGDLVIDLVAPDGTAYRLKSSSSDSTDNIDTTYTVDASSETANGTWKLRVQDTAAQDAGTLNSWKLTF from the coding sequence TTGCGCACTTCGCCCGCTCTGCGACGGAAGCTGATATCCGTCGCCGCCGTCTCCGCCGCCCTGCTCACGGGCACGGCCCTCCCCGCCGTCGCCGCGCCCGCCCAGGACACCGCCGCGCTGCCGGCCGTCCCCGCCGCGCAGACCGAGGCCGCCCCCGGCGTCACCGCCGAACGCCTCATCGTCGGCTACAAGTCCGGTGCGGACGAGGCCACCTCGAACAAGGCCGCCGAGGCCGACGCCGCCGCCAAGGGCGCGGACGTCGACTTCGAGCGCCGCCTCGGCACCGGCGCGGCCCTGGTCGACCTCGGCGGCGCCGACAAGGGCGACGTCGCCGACGTCGTCGCCAAGTACAAGGCCGACCCGTCCGTCGCCTTCGTCGTCCCGGACCGCCTGAACCAGCCGCAGGCCGACCCCAACGACACCGAGTACGCCAAGCAGTGGGACCTGTTCGAGACGACGGCCGGCATGAACGTGCCGGGCGCCTGGAACACCACGACCGGCTCCGGCGTCACCGTCGCCGTCATCGACACCGGCTACGTCGCGCACTCCGACCTGGCCGCGAACATCGTCGCCGGCTACGACTTCATCGCCGACACCGCCGTCTCCGTCGACGGCAACGGCCGTGACAACAACCCGGCCGACCCGGGCGACTGGTACAACGCCAACGAGTGCGGCTCGGGCATCCCGGCCTCCACCTCCTCCTGGCACGGCACCCACGTGGCCGGCACGATCGCCGCCGTCACCAACAACGGCAAGGGCATCGCCGGTATCGCGCACGGCGCGAAGATCTCCCCGCTGCGCGTGCTCGGCAAGTGCGGCGGCTACGACTCCGACATCATCGACGCGATCACCTGGGCCTCCGGCGGCACCGTCTCCGGCGTGCCGGCCAACACGAACGTCGCCAAGGTCATCAACATGAGCCTCGGCGGCGACGGCGCCTGCTCGACGGCGACCCAGAGCGCGATCAACGCGGCCGTGGGCCGGGGCACGACGGTCGTCGTGGCCTCGGGCAACGACAACGAGAACGTCGCGAACCACAACCCGGGCAACTGCAACAACGTCATCTCGGTCGCCGCGACCAACCGCGCCGGCGCCAAGGCGTCGTACTCCAACTTCGGTTCCCAGGTGGACATCGCGGCGCCGGGCGGCGAGACCCGCACCGCGACCGCGAACGGCATCCTCTCCACGCTGAACTCCGGCACCAAGACCCCGGTCGGCGAGAACTACGCCTACTACCAGGGCACCAGCATGGCCACCCCGCACGTCGCGGGCCTCGCCGCGCTGCTGAAGTCGGCCAACCCGGCGCTGACCCCGGCCCAGATCGAGTCGGCCATCAAGACCAACGCCCGTGCCCTGCCGGGCGCCTGCTCGGGCGGCTGCGGCGCGGGCCTCGCGGACGCCGCCAAGACCGTCGCCGCGGTGAGCGGCACGGGCGGCGGCACGACCGGCGCGGTGTTCACCAACACGACGGCCACCGCCGTCCCGGACAACGCCCCGGCCATCGAGTCCTCGATCTCCGTCACCGGCCGCACCGGCAACGCGCCCGCCGCGCTCCAGGTCGGCGTGAACATCACGCACCCCTACGTCGGTGACCTCGTCATCGACCTGGTCGCGCCCGACGGCACGGCGTACCGCCTGAAGTCCAGCTCCTCGGACTCGACGGACAACATCGACACCACCTACACCGTCGACGCCTCCAGCGAGACCGCCAACGGCACCTGGAAGCTGCGCGTCCAGGACACGGCGGCGCAGGACGCGGGCACGCTGAACAGCTGGAAGCTGACCTTCTGA
- a CDS encoding ScbR family autoregulator-binding transcription factor encodes MAKQERAIRTRQAIVEAAGAVFDEHGYTSTTIAMVLERSDVTKGALYFHFPSKEALAQAVLNEQVPFGIVPPQACKLQEIVDMTFVVGQRLLTSSLLRGSIRLAVDQEAPSRIDHGGPFRQWSERLEELLELARERGELLPTVQPRQTVELLVGCFSGIQLMSRALSGRADLGERLSVLWAHILPSIAVPGLLPALDTRADRGVRVLASPERVAS; translated from the coding sequence ATGGCTAAACAGGAGCGCGCCATCAGAACGCGCCAGGCCATCGTGGAAGCAGCCGGCGCGGTTTTCGACGAACACGGTTACACGTCCACCACCATCGCGATGGTCCTGGAACGCTCCGACGTCACCAAGGGCGCGCTGTACTTCCACTTCCCGTCCAAGGAGGCGCTGGCGCAGGCGGTGCTCAACGAGCAGGTGCCGTTCGGGATCGTCCCGCCGCAGGCGTGCAAGCTCCAGGAGATCGTCGACATGACGTTCGTGGTGGGCCAACGGCTGCTCACCAGCTCGTTGTTGCGGGGCAGCATCCGGCTGGCGGTGGATCAGGAGGCGCCGAGCCGGATCGACCACGGGGGGCCGTTTCGGCAGTGGTCGGAGCGCCTGGAGGAACTGCTCGAACTCGCGCGGGAGCGGGGCGAGTTGCTGCCGACGGTGCAGCCGCGTCAAACGGTGGAACTGCTCGTCGGCTGTTTCAGCGGGATCCAGTTGATGTCCCGGGCGCTGTCCGGGCGCGCGGATCTCGGTGAGCGGCTGTCCGTCCTGTGGGCGCACATCCTGCCGAGCATCGCCGTGCCGGGGCTGCTGCCCGCGCTGGACACCCGGGCGGACCGGGGCGTGCGGGTGCTGGCGTCGCCGGAGCGGGTCGCGTCGTAG
- a CDS encoding ScbA/BarX family gamma-butyrolactone biosynthesis protein translates to MTRPRQSADTPSGTPFLTATVPRQFVHRAALSETLLTGWRRTGTDRFTVYAQWPRAHGLHVSPDWCSYDPLLVVETVRQAGTLVMHTEYGVPLEQRFVLNEFAVATDPHHLEVGPLPAEPVVELAFTDVRFRSGRPTACRYTARVLCRGGQAATADVSFTCVGEAVYRRLRGGRTPGTVTALPVPPGVPPESVDRALPADVVLAPAGPDPAPPGGRWQLRVNTAHPVFFDHPLDHVPGMLLLEAARQAARSALPGKRPPSAYHAVFHRYAELDEPVWIEARDDGGGHLQVVGVQRESAVFECGVDAAVG, encoded by the coding sequence ATGACCCGACCACGGCAGTCCGCTGACACCCCGTCCGGCACCCCGTTCCTGACGGCGACCGTCCCCCGCCAGTTCGTCCACCGCGCGGCGCTCTCCGAGACGCTGCTCACCGGCTGGCGGCGCACCGGGACCGACCGCTTCACCGTGTACGCCCAGTGGCCCCGCGCCCACGGGTTACACGTGTCGCCGGACTGGTGCTCCTACGACCCGCTGCTGGTGGTGGAGACGGTCCGGCAGGCCGGCACCCTGGTCATGCACACCGAGTACGGCGTCCCGCTGGAACAGCGGTTCGTGCTCAACGAGTTCGCCGTCGCCACGGATCCGCACCACCTGGAGGTGGGGCCGCTGCCGGCCGAGCCGGTCGTCGAACTCGCCTTCACCGACGTCCGGTTCAGGAGCGGGCGCCCCACCGCCTGCCGGTACACCGCGCGCGTGCTGTGCCGCGGGGGGCAGGCCGCGACCGCGGACGTCTCCTTCACCTGCGTCGGTGAGGCCGTCTACCGCAGGCTGCGGGGCGGCCGGACGCCGGGCACGGTCACCGCGCTGCCCGTGCCGCCCGGGGTGCCGCCGGAGAGTGTGGACCGGGCGCTGCCCGCCGATGTCGTCCTCGCCCCCGCCGGGCCCGATCCGGCGCCGCCCGGCGGGCGTTGGCAGCTACGGGTAAATACCGCACACCCCGTTTTCTTCGACCATCCGCTCGATCACGTCCCCGGGATGCTCCTGCTGGAGGCGGCCCGCCAGGCGGCCCGCTCGGCGCTTCCCGGCAAACGGCCCCCCAGCGCGTACCACGCGGTCTTCCACAGGTACGCTGAACTGGACGAACCCGTCTGGATCGAGGCTCGCGACGACGGTGGCGGACACCTCCAAGTCGTCGGCGTGCAACGGGAGTCGGCAGTCTTCGAGTGTGGGGTCGACGCCGCCGTAGGGTGA